In Mytilus galloprovincialis chromosome 1, xbMytGall1.hap1.1, whole genome shotgun sequence, the following are encoded in one genomic region:
- the LOC143085646 gene encoding uncharacterized protein LOC143085646 isoform X2, with protein MQPSKLSENRLRQEIEQWIDFIEADRHVMKRCMQNLQISMKDRLDYLRKQKQFFLDKQKTLKNVYKTTEKSNRSRIPNPFPQFILDVKHEHYQLFNEELLISPNGSTNKYIGQMIEANTVIIDDTKLYFGRTGRTNVMTPIHENILESDKCITGECVDSCCTLRRSESELSFLNHEFEVEYNMFELSLESKETENCARKEETQRNDLQIHVKKSIIPVAVKLTQLLANKQMKYEEKSPSTPVKPPLLLPNKNIKYVEDSYSETLKLQPLLPNTKIIYAKEPSDTTLKLPPLLPYKEQTCMQEHLYPNRHDTPKLLPPLQNLPQNIKKTLIVNKIRDGSKDKSKGMPTESMSKPAPQQPAEKKAPNKVLDMTPELVSKTVRWKTKYQTFKLQKASRKNDYASDRKYRFSRLHISSGNKCYIPKSKSDKVRKMGYERYCTKRTQNKYEGKQTDKEKTNRYPETTQIHTLPQNIKETYIENKVRNEKEEKSKVIPTQSTSISNPQKIAETTENGGTFDVNSELASKREDWENKFPTFRLQKASGKDCFISERKYRFSRLNKSSGKKCYIPKSKSDKVSKIVTEKYCTTSTQKSNVKKQTEIEKPDSYAAPDQSRTWPQNFRETLIVKEIRNVKKDNSKVVKSMPLSAPQQADKTTASNKMSQSAPEQTDDTTAVNKMSQSAQEQTDETTAINEMSKSTQQQADDTTPSNKFSKSTQQKTDETTAINEMSKSTQQQADDTTPSYKFSKSTQQKTDETTAINEMSKSTQQQADDTTPSNKFSKSTQQKTNETTAINEMSKSTQQQADDTIPSNKFFKSTQQKTDETTALNKMSKSTEQQTDDSTALKTVSQSTQKQTDERMDSNKMPKSAQQQLFETTDSIKILNSTRKPNRNVRKQTLREKSASYLEPDQTHYMLDIAVDDKYPTEDIFLMLDDNELKGFYHVQEKDLFPVIENVSDIERIELFKKLHDQHIAVIQSNTVDNNQSSSSGSTLDDYQDAGQNGGTLKATMKSFVKKLIPDCITNGNQCYPTQNLSSNWQMIKIRSGANIKTQFIPMPPNSPKPKTPNARRKRYGRKMDEHNNPPESLKTLRF; from the coding sequence ATGCAACCAAGCAAACTGTCCGAGAATAGGCTCAGGCAAGAAATAGAGCAATGGATCGATTTTATAGAGGCTGACAGACATGTTATGAAACGATGTATGCAAAATCTACAAATCTCCATGAAAGATAGGCTTGATTACTTAAGGAAACAGAAACAGTTTTTTCTTGATAAACAGAAAACCctgaaaaatgtttacaaaacaactGAAAAGAGCAACCGCTCAAGAATTCCAAATCCTTTTCCACAATTCATTCTTGACGTAAAGCACGAACATTACCAACTGTTCAACGAGGAACTTCTGATTTCACCAAATGGTAGCACAAACAAGTATATAGGACAAATGATCGAAGCCAACACTGTCATTATTGATGACACCAAACTATATTTTGGGAGAACTGGTAGAACAAATGTTATGACACCAATTCATGAAAATATACTAGAATCAGACAAGTGCATTACCGGCGAGTGTGTTGACTCTTGCTGCACATTGCGCAGGTCCGAATCGGAACTTAGTTTTCTGAATCATGAATTTGAAGTTGAGTATAATATGTTTGAACTATCTTTAGAAAGCAAGGAGACTGAAAATTGTGCTAGAAAGGAGGAGACACAAAGGAACGATCTCCAAATTCATGTAAAGAAATCGATAATTCCTGTCGCAGTAAAACTGACACAATTGCTAGCTAACAAGCAAATGAAATACGAGGAAAAGTCGCCGTCTACTCCAGTAAAACCACCACTACTCCTACCAAACAAGAATATAAAATACGTGGAAGACTCGTACTCAGAGACTTTAAAGCTCCAACCATTGTTACCAAACACGAAGATAATATACGCGAAAGAACCCTCTGACACTACTCTTAAACTTCCACCATTGTTACCTTATAAAGAGCAAACATGCATGCAAGAACATCTCTATCCTAATCGCCATGATACTCCAAAACTGCTTCCACCATTACAGAACTTGCCACAAAACATCAAAAAGACATTAATTGTAAACAAGATCAGGGATGGAAGCAAAGATAAAAGTAAAGGTATGCCAACAGAATCAATGTCTAAACCAGCACCACAGCAACCAGCTGAGAAAAAAGCTCCCAATAAAGTTTTAGATATGACCCCAGAATTAGTCTCTAAAACGGTAAGATGGAAAACTAAGTATCAAACTTTTAAGCTACAAAAGGCATCTCGTAAAAATGACTATGCAAGTGATAGAAAGTACCGATTTTCTAGGCTGCACATTTCATCTGGTAATAAATGCTATATCCCTAAAAGCAAAAGTGATAAAGTAAGAAAAATGGGTTATGAAAGATACTGCACCAAACGAACGCAAAACAAGTATGAAGGAAAGCAAAcagacaaagaaaaaacaaacagataCCCAGAAACAACTCAAATTCATACATTGCCACAAAATATAAAAGAGACATATATTGAAAATAAGGTCAGGAATGAAAAGGAAGAGAAAAGTAAAGTTATTCCAACGCAATCAACGTCTATATCCAATCCACAGAAAATTGCCGAGACAACAGAAAACGGTGGAACTTTTGATGTGAACTCCGAATTAGCTTCAAAAAGGGAAGATTGGGAAAATAAGTTTCCAACTTTCAGGCTGCAAAAGGCATCTGGAAAAGATTGCTTCATCTCTGAGAGAAAGTACCGATTTTCCAGGCTAAATAAATCATCTGGTAAAAAATGCTATATACCTAAAAGCAAAAGTGACAAAGTAAGCAAAATCGTTACTGAAAAATACTGTACCACATCAACACAAAAAAGTAATGTCAAAAAGCAAACAGAAATAGAAAAACCAGACAGCTACGCAGCACCAGATCAAAGTCGTACTTGGCCACAAAATTTTAGAGAGACATTAATCGTAAAAGAGATAAGGAATGTAAAGAAAGATAACAGTAAAGTTGTGAAATCAATGCCTTTATCAGCTCCACAGCAGGCCGATAAAACAACAGCATCCAATAAGATGTCTCAATCAGCACCAGAGCAGACTGATGATACGACAGCTGTCAATAAGATGTCTCAATCAGCACAAGAACAGACTGATGAGACAACAGCTATCAATGAAATGTCTAAATCAACACAACAGCAGGCTGATGACACAACACCTTCAAATAAATTTTCTAAATCAACACAACAGAAAACTGATGAGACAACAGCTATCAATGAAATGTCTAAATCAACACAACAGCAGGCTGATGACACAACACCTTCATATAAATTTTCTAAATCAACACAACAGAAAACTGATGAGACAACAGCTATCAATGAAATGTCTAAATCAACACAACAGCAGGCTGATGACACAACACCTTCAAATAAATTTTCTAAATCAACACAACAGAAAACTAATGAGACAACAGCTATCAATGAAATGTCTAAATCAACACAACAGCAGGCTGATGACACAATACCTTCaaataaattttttaaatcaacaCAACAGAAAACTGATGAGACAACAGCTCTCAATAAAATGTCTAAATCAACAGAACAGCAGACTGATGATTCAACAGCATTAAAGACAGTGTCTCAATCAACTCAAAAGCAAACTGATGAGAGAATGGATTCCAATAAAATGCCTAAATCAGCACAACAGCAGCTTTTTGAGACAACAgattcaattaaaattttaaattccaCAAGAAAACCAAATAGGAATGTCAGAAAGCAAACCTTAAGAGAAAAATCTGCCAGCTACTTAGAACCAGACCAAACTCATTATATGCTGGATATTGCAGTGGATGATAAATATCCCACTGAAGATATCTTTCTCATGCTGGATGATAACGAACTAAAAGGGTTTTATCATGTGCAAGAAAAAGATCTGTTTCCTGTCATCGAAAATGTGAGTGACATCGAAAGGATAGAATTGTTCAAGAAACTGCACGACCAGCATATTGCAGTCATTCAAAGTAATACAGTAGATAACAATCAGAGCTCGAGCTCAGGTAGTACACTAGATGATTATCAAGATGCAGGACAAAATGGTGGTACATTGAAAGCAACAATGAAATCATTTGTTAAAAAACTTATTCCAGATTGCATAACGAACGGTAACCAATGTTATCCAACACAAAATCTTTCTTCAAATTGGCAAATGATAAAAATCCGCTCTGGAGCGAATATCAAGACACAATTTATTCCTATGCCACCcaattcaccaaaaccaaaaacaccAAACGCCAGACGTAAACGATATGGACGAAAAATGGATGAACATAACAATCCACCAGAATCTTTAAAAACATTAAGATTCTGA
- the LOC143085646 gene encoding uncharacterized protein LOC143085646 isoform X1 — protein MKERMKKDRDRVENMAPTKQAVHKKTTDRLGPRSQKFEIEYDTVEYVDRTGNELLANWKCLVQEKEEAIQTTSNKLQNMQPSKLSENRLRQEIEQWIDFIEADRHVMKRCMQNLQISMKDRLDYLRKQKQFFLDKQKTLKNVYKTTEKSNRSRIPNPFPQFILDVKHEHYQLFNEELLISPNGSTNKYIGQMIEANTVIIDDTKLYFGRTGRTNVMTPIHENILESDKCITGECVDSCCTLRRSESELSFLNHEFEVEYNMFELSLESKETENCARKEETQRNDLQIHVKKSIIPVAVKLTQLLANKQMKYEEKSPSTPVKPPLLLPNKNIKYVEDSYSETLKLQPLLPNTKIIYAKEPSDTTLKLPPLLPYKEQTCMQEHLYPNRHDTPKLLPPLQNLPQNIKKTLIVNKIRDGSKDKSKGMPTESMSKPAPQQPAEKKAPNKVLDMTPELVSKTVRWKTKYQTFKLQKASRKNDYASDRKYRFSRLHISSGNKCYIPKSKSDKVRKMGYERYCTKRTQNKYEGKQTDKEKTNRYPETTQIHTLPQNIKETYIENKVRNEKEEKSKVIPTQSTSISNPQKIAETTENGGTFDVNSELASKREDWENKFPTFRLQKASGKDCFISERKYRFSRLNKSSGKKCYIPKSKSDKVSKIVTEKYCTTSTQKSNVKKQTEIEKPDSYAAPDQSRTWPQNFRETLIVKEIRNVKKDNSKVVKSMPLSAPQQADKTTASNKMSQSAPEQTDDTTAVNKMSQSAQEQTDETTAINEMSKSTQQQADDTTPSNKFSKSTQQKTDETTAINEMSKSTQQQADDTTPSYKFSKSTQQKTDETTAINEMSKSTQQQADDTTPSNKFSKSTQQKTNETTAINEMSKSTQQQADDTIPSNKFFKSTQQKTDETTALNKMSKSTEQQTDDSTALKTVSQSTQKQTDERMDSNKMPKSAQQQLFETTDSIKILNSTRKPNRNVRKQTLREKSASYLEPDQTHYMLDIAVDDKYPTEDIFLMLDDNELKGFYHVQEKDLFPVIENVSDIERIELFKKLHDQHIAVIQSNTVDNNQSSSSGSTLDDYQDAGQNGGTLKATMKSFVKKLIPDCITNGNQCYPTQNLSSNWQMIKIRSGANIKTQFIPMPPNSPKPKTPNARRKRYGRKMDEHNNPPESLKTLRF, from the exons TCGGACCAAGAAGCCAGAAATTCGAGATAGAGTATGATACAGTGGAATACGTAGACAGGACAGGGAACGA ATTGCTTGCCAACTGGAAGTGCTTAGTTCAAGAAAAAGAGGAAGCAATCCAAACAACCTCCAACAAACTACAGAATATGCAACCAAGCAAACTGTCCGAGAATAGGCTCAGGCAAGAAATAGAGCAATGGATCGATTTTATAGAGGCTGACAGACATGTTATGAAACGATGTATGCAAAATCTACAAATCTCCATGAAAGATAGGCTTGATTACTTAAGGAAACAGAAACAGTTTTTTCTTGATAAACAGAAAACCctgaaaaatgtttacaaaacaactGAAAAGAGCAACCGCTCAAGAATTCCAAATCCTTTTCCACAATTCATTCTTGACGTAAAGCACGAACATTACCAACTGTTCAACGAGGAACTTCTGATTTCACCAAATGGTAGCACAAACAAGTATATAGGACAAATGATCGAAGCCAACACTGTCATTATTGATGACACCAAACTATATTTTGGGAGAACTGGTAGAACAAATGTTATGACACCAATTCATGAAAATATACTAGAATCAGACAAGTGCATTACCGGCGAGTGTGTTGACTCTTGCTGCACATTGCGCAGGTCCGAATCGGAACTTAGTTTTCTGAATCATGAATTTGAAGTTGAGTATAATATGTTTGAACTATCTTTAGAAAGCAAGGAGACTGAAAATTGTGCTAGAAAGGAGGAGACACAAAGGAACGATCTCCAAATTCATGTAAAGAAATCGATAATTCCTGTCGCAGTAAAACTGACACAATTGCTAGCTAACAAGCAAATGAAATACGAGGAAAAGTCGCCGTCTACTCCAGTAAAACCACCACTACTCCTACCAAACAAGAATATAAAATACGTGGAAGACTCGTACTCAGAGACTTTAAAGCTCCAACCATTGTTACCAAACACGAAGATAATATACGCGAAAGAACCCTCTGACACTACTCTTAAACTTCCACCATTGTTACCTTATAAAGAGCAAACATGCATGCAAGAACATCTCTATCCTAATCGCCATGATACTCCAAAACTGCTTCCACCATTACAGAACTTGCCACAAAACATCAAAAAGACATTAATTGTAAACAAGATCAGGGATGGAAGCAAAGATAAAAGTAAAGGTATGCCAACAGAATCAATGTCTAAACCAGCACCACAGCAACCAGCTGAGAAAAAAGCTCCCAATAAAGTTTTAGATATGACCCCAGAATTAGTCTCTAAAACGGTAAGATGGAAAACTAAGTATCAAACTTTTAAGCTACAAAAGGCATCTCGTAAAAATGACTATGCAAGTGATAGAAAGTACCGATTTTCTAGGCTGCACATTTCATCTGGTAATAAATGCTATATCCCTAAAAGCAAAAGTGATAAAGTAAGAAAAATGGGTTATGAAAGATACTGCACCAAACGAACGCAAAACAAGTATGAAGGAAAGCAAAcagacaaagaaaaaacaaacagataCCCAGAAACAACTCAAATTCATACATTGCCACAAAATATAAAAGAGACATATATTGAAAATAAGGTCAGGAATGAAAAGGAAGAGAAAAGTAAAGTTATTCCAACGCAATCAACGTCTATATCCAATCCACAGAAAATTGCCGAGACAACAGAAAACGGTGGAACTTTTGATGTGAACTCCGAATTAGCTTCAAAAAGGGAAGATTGGGAAAATAAGTTTCCAACTTTCAGGCTGCAAAAGGCATCTGGAAAAGATTGCTTCATCTCTGAGAGAAAGTACCGATTTTCCAGGCTAAATAAATCATCTGGTAAAAAATGCTATATACCTAAAAGCAAAAGTGACAAAGTAAGCAAAATCGTTACTGAAAAATACTGTACCACATCAACACAAAAAAGTAATGTCAAAAAGCAAACAGAAATAGAAAAACCAGACAGCTACGCAGCACCAGATCAAAGTCGTACTTGGCCACAAAATTTTAGAGAGACATTAATCGTAAAAGAGATAAGGAATGTAAAGAAAGATAACAGTAAAGTTGTGAAATCAATGCCTTTATCAGCTCCACAGCAGGCCGATAAAACAACAGCATCCAATAAGATGTCTCAATCAGCACCAGAGCAGACTGATGATACGACAGCTGTCAATAAGATGTCTCAATCAGCACAAGAACAGACTGATGAGACAACAGCTATCAATGAAATGTCTAAATCAACACAACAGCAGGCTGATGACACAACACCTTCAAATAAATTTTCTAAATCAACACAACAGAAAACTGATGAGACAACAGCTATCAATGAAATGTCTAAATCAACACAACAGCAGGCTGATGACACAACACCTTCATATAAATTTTCTAAATCAACACAACAGAAAACTGATGAGACAACAGCTATCAATGAAATGTCTAAATCAACACAACAGCAGGCTGATGACACAACACCTTCAAATAAATTTTCTAAATCAACACAACAGAAAACTAATGAGACAACAGCTATCAATGAAATGTCTAAATCAACACAACAGCAGGCTGATGACACAATACCTTCaaataaattttttaaatcaacaCAACAGAAAACTGATGAGACAACAGCTCTCAATAAAATGTCTAAATCAACAGAACAGCAGACTGATGATTCAACAGCATTAAAGACAGTGTCTCAATCAACTCAAAAGCAAACTGATGAGAGAATGGATTCCAATAAAATGCCTAAATCAGCACAACAGCAGCTTTTTGAGACAACAgattcaattaaaattttaaattccaCAAGAAAACCAAATAGGAATGTCAGAAAGCAAACCTTAAGAGAAAAATCTGCCAGCTACTTAGAACCAGACCAAACTCATTATATGCTGGATATTGCAGTGGATGATAAATATCCCACTGAAGATATCTTTCTCATGCTGGATGATAACGAACTAAAAGGGTTTTATCATGTGCAAGAAAAAGATCTGTTTCCTGTCATCGAAAATGTGAGTGACATCGAAAGGATAGAATTGTTCAAGAAACTGCACGACCAGCATATTGCAGTCATTCAAAGTAATACAGTAGATAACAATCAGAGCTCGAGCTCAGGTAGTACACTAGATGATTATCAAGATGCAGGACAAAATGGTGGTACATTGAAAGCAACAATGAAATCATTTGTTAAAAAACTTATTCCAGATTGCATAACGAACGGTAACCAATGTTATCCAACACAAAATCTTTCTTCAAATTGGCAAATGATAAAAATCCGCTCTGGAGCGAATATCAAGACACAATTTATTCCTATGCCACCcaattcaccaaaaccaaaaacaccAAACGCCAGACGTAAACGATATGGACGAAAAATGGATGAACATAACAATCCACCAGAATCTTTAAAAACATTAAGATTCTGA